Genomic segment of Xanthomonas sp. DAR 35659:
ACCCTGCATCTGCACAACGGCGGCGCCAAGCTGTACACCGGCGGCTACACCGATTTCGAGCGGCAGCGCGCCGAGCAGTTGCGCCAGCAGCAGATCGCGCACGAGAAGGAGCAGGCCGAGCGCGCCCACCTGCAGAGCTTCATCGACCGCTTCAAGGCCAAGGCCTCCAAGGCGGCGCAGGCGCAGAGCCGGATGAAGCGCCTGGAGAAGCTGGCCGGCACCGAGGCGGTGCGCGCCGAGCGCGAGTTCCGCATCGAGCTGGCGCCGCCGGCCAAGCTGCCGTTCTCGCTGATCCGCCTCAACCACGCCGAGGCCGGCTACGGCGCCGACGCGGTGATCCTGCACAACGTCGGTTTCGGCCTGGAGGCCGGCCAGCGCATCGGCCTGCTCGGCCCCAACGGCGCCGGCAAGACCACCCTGGTCAAGACCCTGGTCGGCGAACTGCCGCCGATCGCCGGCGAGCGCATGGCGCATCCGGACCTGCGCATCGGCTACTTCGCCCAGCACACGGTGGAGTCGCTGCACGAGGGCCAGTCGCCGATGGACCACATGCGCGAGATCGACAAGGACGCCAGCAATCAGGCGTTCCGCGATTTCCTCGGCAAGTGGAATTTCCCCGGCGACCGCGCGTTCGAGCCGGTCGATGGGTTCTCCGGCGGCGAGCGCGCGCGCCTGGCGCTGGCGCTGATCGCCTGGCAGCAGCCCAACGTGCTGCTGCTCGACGAACCGACCAATCACCTCGACCTGGAAATGCGCGAGGCGCTGGCCGAAGCCCTGAGCGATTTCGAGGGCGCGATCGTGATGGTCTCGCACGACCGCCACCTGATCGGTTTGGTCTGCGATACCTTCTGGCGCGTGGCCGACGGCGTGGTCGAGCCCTTCGACGGCGACCTGGATGCCTACGCGGCGTGGTTGCGGACCCGTCCGGCCGCGCAGGGCACCAAACAGAAGCTGGCCGAGGCCGCGCCGACCCCGCCGCCGCCGGTCAAGCCGCTGCCGGCGAAGAAGCCGCCGAACCCGCACAAGCTGGCCGCGGCCGAAAAGCGCGTCGGCGAACTGGAGGCGGCGCTGGCCGAGCTCGACCGCCAGCTCGCCGATCCGAAGCACTACGCCGACGCGGAGAAGATGGCGGTGCTGGGCCGCGACCGCGAAGCCACCGCGCAGCAGTTGGCGCAGGCCGAGCAGGCGTGGATGGAGTTGATCGAGGGCGCCTGAGCCGCGGCGTGGTCTCGCTCTCGCGGCTGCGTGGCGGCGAGGGCGGGCGGCGGCGCAGCATGCGTCGGCGGCGGTTTTGCGCCGGTTCCGCCGCGCGTGGCACGCTGCGGGTCTGACCATGGACGACGGCGCGAGGAGGAACACGATGATCAGCGGCACCATCACGCTGGAGGACTATTTGGCCGCGCAGCGCCTGCATCAGCGGCGCGCGCTGCGGCGCGTGCTGCTGGCGACGGCGGTGCTGCTGGTGCTTGGACTGGCCGTATTCGCCTTCGCCAAGCGCGGCTCCGGCGTGGACATCGTCGGTGTCATGCTGGCCGCCGCCGGTGGCGGTGGCTTGATCGGCCAGACCATTCAGTCGACATGGACGATGCCGCGCAAGGTGCGGCGCCTGTATGCGCAACAGGCGGCGCTGCGGCATCGCTTCACCTATCGCTGGGACGAGGCCGGCCTGGAGATCACCTGGGCGGACGGCCAGGTGCGGCGCCCCTGGCGCGACTACGTGCGCTACCGCGAAAGTCCGCAGCTGCTGATGCTCTACCACAACGACATCCTGTTCGATCTGGTGCCGACCTCCTGGTTCGCCGATGCCGCGCAGCGCGATGCGTTCCGGCAACTTGCCGCCGCGCAGATCGGCAGCGATGCGGGCAAACGCGCCGTGTAGCGTCCTCGCCGGGCCGGGCCGGGCCGGGCCCGGGCGTAGCGTGATCGGGTGCGCCGCCGGCAGGCAAGCCGACAGGTGATTCCGATGCCAGGAACGCCCTGCGCAGGCGTAACCCGCCATGATCGTTCGGGAGATCGGTCGCAACGGGCTTCTTGCGGAAGCCGATCCGCGGAGGGCGGGGGAAGGCGGGGGCCTAGCGCCGCACTCGGTCGTCGGCGCGCGCCACTCAGGCGGCCGCGCTGGCCACGACCAGCAGGCCGCCGGCAATGGCGGCCCAGTCCAGCGGCGTGCGCGAACGCAGGCTGCGCAGTGACGGCAGCGCCATCGAACTCGGGCGCAGGCTGGCCTTGAGTGCCATCAGCGCCAGGCCGGTCGCGCTGAGCGCCCAGTGCCATTCGCCGGCGCCGCTGCGCAGGAAATACGCCAGGTGCAGCACGCACAGGCAGGCCAGTGCGGCGGCCAGGACGGCATCGCGCGAAACCAGGCCGGGACGGGCCGTGGCGGCAGGACGATTCATGACGTATTCCCCCGAAAACGCGTGGTTCGCCGGCCTTGGCGCACAGTCCATCCGAGACCTGGATCGTAGTTCGCCCGGTGGGTGTCGCCAAGTGGCGCTGCACAAATCCTTCACATCCGGCGCTGGCGCATCCCCGGCCGTCTACCAGGCCGTGCGGCGTGCGCGATGTCCGTGTCCGCCAAAGGGGGGGCGAGGCATCTCGCGGCGCGGCGCACGGGCGGCGACGGTGCGTGGTGACGGGCGAAGGCGCGTGGGCCGCGAGCACCGCTACGCATCGTGCATGCCGGCCTCGTCCTTTGCGTCGCCATGGGGTGGCCGGATGTCGTCGCGATCCGCGTTGGGCAGGGAGGATGCGCATCGCCGGCGCGGCTGCGCCGGCGGCGAAGGACCCAGGGAGAACCGCTATGCATCGCATCATCGCCACGGCCTTGCTGCTGGCCGGGCTGTGCGGCTGCGCCAGCTACGGCCAGCAACGGCCGGACCGGACCGCCTGCCGCGAGGCCTCGTCGCTGTCCCCCGCCTGCAAATCGGCGGACTTCATCGTGCTCGGGCAGGAACCGGACGAGGCCGACGCGCCGGCCCCGGCGCTGGCCTTCATCGAGTTCGACGAACACGGCAGACCCTACGCTCCGGCCGCCATCGACGATGTCATGGGCAAAATCGCGGCCTTCGCCGCGCGGCCGCCGGAGCGGGTGCTGATGGTGATCTTCATCCACGGCTGGAATCACAACGCGGCGCAGAACGACGGCAACGTCATCGCCTTCAAGGCCTTCCTGCGCCAGTTGCAGGCGCAGGAGCGAATGTCGACGGTCGGGCAGCGGCGCGCGGTCGTCGGCGTCTATCTGGGCTGGCAGGCGAAGGCCTCCGACCACGATCTGGTCGCGCTGCTGTCGTATCGGGACAAGAAGGAACTGGGCCTGACCACCGGCGTGGACGGGGTGCGTGGCGTGCTGGCGCGGTTGGCCGAGATGCGCCGCGCCTCGCCGCACAGCCGCCTGGTGGCGATCGGCCACAGTTTCGGTGGTGGCGTCCTGTTCAGTGCGGTCAAGGACCGGCTCGCCGAGGCGGTCGGCGCCGCACAGGGCGACTGGCACCCGGCGTACGCGGATCTGGTGGTCCTGCTGAATCCGGCGATCGAGGCGGAGCAGTTCGTCGCCCTGCATGCGGCCGCCGCGCAGACGCGGTTCCCGGCCTGCACGCCGTTGGCGCTGGTCAGTTTCACTTCCGAGGCCGACACCGCGCTGTCCCGGGAGTTTCCGCGCGGCATGCGGCTGTTCTACGCGCAGCGCATCGCGCAGGCCGGTGCGGGCGGCGCCGCGCTGATCACCACGCCATACGGGCTGTATCCGGACTTTTCGCGCTACCGCCTGCGCCCGCTGCCGGGCGCGGCGGCGCCGACCGCGCTGACGCCGGAGGCGTTTTCCGCCGCGGCGCGCACCTGGGGCGGGTTCCGCGCCGGCACCGGTGCGTTCGCGCTGGGCGGACTGGAACTGGCCGCCACCGCCGCGTCACCGCCGCCGGCGCCATGGGGGCCGTTGTTGAACGTGCGCGTGGACGGATCGTTGATCCAGGACCACAACGCGATCTGGGATCCGCGCTTCGCGTACTTCGTGCGCGGTCTGGTCGGCATGGAGTTCGCGCGCGGCGACGCCTGCCGCTGAGCGCGCGCTGCGGCGTGGTGCCTGAGCGGGTGGAGCGGGCATCGTCGCCGACGCCGACCGGCGTCCTATCGGTCGCGCCGGGGCGTCCGCGCGCTTACGCGGTGGCGGGCTGGCCTTCGGCCAGCAACCATTCGCGCAGGCGCCGGCCGGCCTCGCTCTCGCCGCGCGAGCGCAGGCGGGTGAGCCAGTAGCGGCCAAGGTCGATGCGCTGCGGGAACGGGCAGACCAGGCGCCCCGCGCCCAGGTCCTGCGCGAACAACGGCAATGGCAGCAGCGCCACGCCGGCGCCGGCCGCCGCGGCCGCCGCCAGGGTCAGCGACGAATCGCAGATCGGCCCGCCGGCCAGCACTTCCGGCGCGGCGGCGGCCTGCAGCCAGCGCGGCCATTCGTCCAGTCGGTAGGAGCGCAGCAACGGCATGCCGGCCAGGTCGGCCGGCACGCGCAGCGCGCGCGCCAGCGCCGGCGCGCAGACCGGCGCGAACGCGGCATCCAGGATCGGTGTCGCCTGCTGGCCCTGCCAGTCGCCGTCGCCGAAGCGGATCGC
This window contains:
- a CDS encoding ABC-F family ATP-binding cassette domain-containing protein: MISLRNFALRRGERLLLSNVDLTLHAGYRVGVVGRNGAGKSSLFAAVKGELEADKGDVDLPGKVRIASVAQETPSLPDPALSFVLGGDVAVAAVLAEEAEATAREDWEAVAAAHTKMAEMGAYDADARAGKLLHGLGFPAETHHRAVSSFSGGWRVRLNLARALMMPSDLLLLDEPTNHLDLDAVYWLEQWLLKYPGTLLLISHDREFLDNVATHTLHLHNGGAKLYTGGYTDFERQRAEQLRQQQIAHEKEQAERAHLQSFIDRFKAKASKAAQAQSRMKRLEKLAGTEAVRAEREFRIELAPPAKLPFSLIRLNHAEAGYGADAVILHNVGFGLEAGQRIGLLGPNGAGKTTLVKTLVGELPPIAGERMAHPDLRIGYFAQHTVESLHEGQSPMDHMREIDKDASNQAFRDFLGKWNFPGDRAFEPVDGFSGGERARLALALIAWQQPNVLLLDEPTNHLDLEMREALAEALSDFEGAIVMVSHDRHLIGLVCDTFWRVADGVVEPFDGDLDAYAAWLRTRPAAQGTKQKLAEAAPTPPPPVKPLPAKKPPNPHKLAAAEKRVGELEAALAELDRQLADPKHYADAEKMAVLGRDREATAQQLAQAEQAWMELIEGA
- a CDS encoding YcxB family protein, coding for MISGTITLEDYLAAQRLHQRRALRRVLLATAVLLVLGLAVFAFAKRGSGVDIVGVMLAAAGGGGLIGQTIQSTWTMPRKVRRLYAQQAALRHRFTYRWDEAGLEITWADGQVRRPWRDYVRYRESPQLLMLYHNDILFDLVPTSWFADAAQRDAFRQLAAAQIGSDAGKRAV
- a CDS encoding alpha/beta hydrolase; translation: MHRIIATALLLAGLCGCASYGQQRPDRTACREASSLSPACKSADFIVLGQEPDEADAPAPALAFIEFDEHGRPYAPAAIDDVMGKIAAFAARPPERVLMVIFIHGWNHNAAQNDGNVIAFKAFLRQLQAQERMSTVGQRRAVVGVYLGWQAKASDHDLVALLSYRDKKELGLTTGVDGVRGVLARLAEMRRASPHSRLVAIGHSFGGGVLFSAVKDRLAEAVGAAQGDWHPAYADLVVLLNPAIEAEQFVALHAAAAQTRFPACTPLALVSFTSEADTALSREFPRGMRLFYAQRIAQAGAGGAALITTPYGLYPDFSRYRLRPLPGAAAPTALTPEAFSAAARTWGGFRAGTGAFALGGLELAATAASPPPAPWGPLLNVRVDGSLIQDHNAIWDPRFAYFVRGLVGMEFARGDACR
- a CDS encoding LysR substrate-binding domain-containing protein, which encodes MIRPPLPLNALRAFEAAARHQNLTRAADELCVTQAALSHQIKRLEARLGVVLFQRLPRGVALTDEGQRLHPVLTEAFDRIAATVQRFAGGRYRETLSVGVVGTFAVGWLLPRLDAFHAAHADIELRVHTHNNRVDLAGEGLDLAIRFGDGDWQGQQATPILDAAFAPVCAPALARALRVPADLAGMPLLRSYRLDEWPRWLQAAAAPEVLAGGPICDSSLTLAAAAAAGAGVALLPLPLFAQDLGAGRLVCPFPQRIDLGRYWLTRLRSRGESEAGRRLREWLLAEGQPATA